GAATCAATCCACAGAGAAGATGAAGAGACCGAGGTGAACCAGAGAAAGACTCCAGCAGGTTCACTTCTGGAggctgacagaaaacacacaacatcctGGATGTCTGAACAGACTGCACACAGACCGGCCTTCTCCAGGAGGGAAGGGATcatcctcatccaagatggccaccACACCGCTCCATCACCTCAGCCACACAGTGAGCTCACTGCTGTCTGCCAGTATCAGCTCCAACATTCAAGGTTTCATTACTTTTGGTTTATTCACAGTACAGCTCATCtgtaaaaacactaaaaacaaacgTAGTCAAATCACAGAACACATTAGAAAACACAGGAATAACACAGTAACACAGCTCTTCTAGAGAAATGTAAACTCCAGCCATCAGCGGTCAGTGGGGACTGGAAACCAGACAGAAACCATCAGCAGAAGACAAATGAAAGAGCTTGAACGGTCTCCTGGCTGGATTCACGGAGCGGTGCAGGCGTCAGCGGGCCTCAGCAGGCTGGATGTGCTTTTCAGCCTAAAAGACACACGAGAGAACAACACCAGGTAGAACGTGGCCGCTACAGAGCCGGCCGATGCTAAGCTAACCAGGAGGTCTTTACTCCACCGCCTGCGAGAACATCCTTCAAATGCTGGAAGTGGTTTGAACCGGCAGAAGGTGGAGAGGCTgtggagagcagagctggagaacctgctgacagtctgcttttcttcagtttgCTTCCTTGAATCAAGTGTCAGAAGacatttcctgctcctttcaGCTACaacactgaagcagcagaacaTCGGTGTGGAAAGAAGCTAAGCTAACATTAGCGGCTGACAGAtggaaaacaaactgacatggaGGCAAGGATAAGATGATAGCCACAAAAACAAGCTAAATAATAAGAACTCATTCACAAACCAACTTATATTCTTCACTTTAAATATCAACAGATCTTCTTTGAGATTAAGAAACCCGGATTAGGATTAATCTCTGATTGTTTTGGTGTCCAGGACACCAGTGTCCAGTCCTActcctctcacttcctgttatTCAAGGGCATCAATCAGTGTCCAATAAGTGGATGTTTCATCAAAAAGCTCCATGTTTTATTACTCTCAGTCAGGGAAGCAGTCAGCAGaaaaaagttcaaaggtcattgAATGACCTTCACCTTTTGGCTGACACAGAACACAGTGGTTCGTTTATAATAttcacacataaaaaaataaaccactgttgttgttttttcacttttttacaTCATATTTCTTGGAGGTGCTTTGGTTATCCACTCCCAAAATCAGGGATGTGACTGTAACTTCAGTTAAAACTGATGTTTTCTGCtctaatttattattattcaactAAGGACCGACTGTCATGTTACTCTTTATTTTTGTAAGATATGAAATGTCCATTTATATAAAGTCTATAGAACTGTTATCCAATGATTGTAAACAAATCTAAGATCATAATGAGTCCAAACTGACAGGATTTAAACATCTGTGATCAGTGATCCTGACAGTGGGTATGTTGCTAGTGAGCAACAGAATAGTTACTTTCCATTTGTGGGAATCTCATTGAAAAAAGGGATGGGACTGAATAAATCAATCTCCACGGTAACTTACGTCAAAACATATTTCACGTTGCCTGATCCTACTTTAGAGCAACTGGATCATGGATTAGTTCATCCAGGATAACCTAGATATCCTGACTGAATCCCCTGGTCTTGGTTTTGTGCCCCAGGCCCCTGctgaactgttgggttttctctgtagaaGTGTCTGGAAACGACCATgctgtaattggcacttcataaataaagctgaattgaactaaACTGTTGTTGAACAAAGAACTGAACCAGGGACAGAATGAATGAAGctgtgagagcagaggagagggagtGGGACAGGGTTTCTCAGGAGATCATGAAGAACTCACATGCTGGTGATCCTCTCCAGGCTGTCCTTTATATCCTCCtggacagaaagaaaacagctctGAAGGCCCGACGAGGACAGTCTGGACCGAATCTACACCGAGCCCCAGGCAGAAGAAGAGACGCCACGGCAGAGCCCGGACGCAAAGAACATGACGCactcagagtccagagaggtTCACCTCAGAGGAACACTCAcagagcaggaggtggaggtggtggtggaggtgatggagggcgAGGATCGTGGTGGAAGTGAAACAGCAGCCtgaaaaaagatggaaacaaaaagaacaaattaaagCAGCAAAACTCAAAGAGCTGTGTTGTGATTGGCTGAGCAAGTAAACAATTTCAACCAGCCTGTGTGGTTTTGTGCTTCCTGTGCGGTACCTGTGTGTTGCtgctcagctccagctgtgttTCCAGCAGTGCCAGTCGACCCATCAGGTTCTCCCAGCTCGCTCTGGAGACGCTGATGACTTCCTCTTCGGCCTTCTTGGCGCTGGCGGTCCGCTCCACGTTCTGCAGGCGGCTCTCCAGAACACTCAGCCTGCGGAGCTCAGACAGCACTGAACCCAGCTGAGACTCCACCGCAGAcagccgctcctccacctccacccactgaGAGACAGCGACCTCCGTCAGCAGCACCAaaccagcagagacagcagctcttcaacaCACTGATTGTCTAAAAGGTGTAAAATTCAAACCTAATCAGGGATGAAACCTGATTGGTTCTTACATGCAGACTGTTGTCAGGTGGAGGTGACAGCTCCACCGGCAGCTCCACCGGCAGCTCCACCGGCAGCTCCACCGGCAGCTCCACCGGCAGCTCTGCAGTCTGGTTCTCAGGAGGATCAGGTGAGAACACCCGGGACGAATGGGAGGACAGTGGGAGGGAAGCAGGAGTTTCTCTGTGAGACACAACCAGAGGCCTGGAGAGCACCTGCAGCGAGAGCCAACAGGACGAGCATGagcagagaggtcagaggtcagaggccgATGCTCCCGGCAGGTCAGCTTCATACAGCGTCAggacgagcggcggcggcggcttcccCGCTCCCTCCGCGTGGGCCTGGACCCCGGactctgtcctgcaggacaTAAAGACATGAGCAGCTGTGCGGACGGACGCTCCGCGAGGCGAACGGCTCCGTACCTTCCTCAGCTGCTTGTGTCTCTGCACCACCAGGCTGATCACGTCACACACCATGGACAGCTTCCTCTGGGAGAACCCCCACTGCAGGAACTGCTGCTTGGTCAGGACGGGCTTATAGTGGAACACATCCCTCagcatctgcacacacacacacacacagacatgggTAAATAGCCGCAGTGTTTTCctgtggaggggagggggcagTGCCACCTTGTAAAGACCGTCGGTGAACCGGAGGTCGGTCTTTCCCGTCAGCTCCAGTCCGGCCGCCATCAGCTGCTCGGCGAACAGCGGAGAGAAGGAGGTGAGGGTGAAGCTCACGATGGGAAGAACCGCTGCCGGATCTCCTTTGGAAAGTCTGAGGAGCGACACACCACAACAATGGGACGTCCGACGGCAGCAGGACAGACGGTTtggagtgaacacacacacagcacgccGAGAGGAGTGAGGATGAGCGCTCCTTTAAAAGGCTTCAGCTAACTGATGTCTGGCTGCAAAACACACTGGACAGCTTCTCAGTTACCCTCCACTTCCAGTTACTACGGTCTCATGTCAGCAGACTCAATGCTGtgagtgcatgcatgtgtgtgtgtgtgtgtgtgtgtgagagagagagagatagagagagagagatcaggaTCACTGGCCGACATCAGTTGAAATAAATCAGTTCTACCTGTGCATTTGACAGATGATAAGTATATTTGGGTTGGAGTTAATCATTCTCAGGTGTTTATCTGTCATAAATCTCAGATTATCAGCTGCCATGGAGGCACACATCACAATTTGGCCTGCGCTGCTGAAGATGAGGATTTTAAAGCCCTCAAAGATCCAGACTGGTTATTATGATAAACTCTGAGGGTGTGTGAAGAAACAACATTTCAAGCTGGTATACAGGAGTTACACATACAGTAAATACTGAAACTCAAATACAGATCTCTTAAAAACAGTATGCATCTGTGACATGTGTGAATATGATGAAGTCaaacattcaaataaaatgttgtgCATTGACAGGATGATGGCAAACATATTTAACTCCCTTTTAAGGTCTGAAAACATTCCTAGGagcttattttatttattatgaaaAAACTCCAGATTAAACTGTAGGTCTGGTTCACTGGCATTAACCCTGATTACAACCACAGGTTAGCGCTCTGTAAAGGATCCACACTTCTGTTACAACATGTTACATGTTTTCGGCACATCTTATTCACTATTCAGGACCTGTGTCCTGTCCTGAATTAAACATGCCCCAAATGTGTCCATTATTCCTCTTTTATTAATAAAGTAattaatataataaaaataaacagacacGTGGTGACATTGCTCATGAAGTGGGTCTaagatgtgtttttctgaggAAGTGAATAGTCAGCATGTCTTCTGAGATTGCTTTTATTGTTGGATTGAAGGAAACAGGATCAAATCTCATAATTACTAAATCATTATAATTCTCAGATGTGAGCATCTTCACATTAAAAACTCAGATCAATATATTACTTTGTACAATAACATGAACTCAgtgcaggacagcagcaggactATTTCACTGTTTGATTTTAATCAAGATTGTCCAGGGAAGGCCACTCAATTTAAAACATCCCAGTGAGTCAGGTGGACACAACCTTTCACATTCCCTTTCTGTAAACATGGTGGAGACACCTGGAGGACACTAACTGTCCACACTCAGGTCTTACCCACTGTAGTCCACCTGTCCCGGGTACTTTATCCCCCGCAGGAGAGCCTCCAGCCTGCGGAGACCACCCTGGACGTCCCCCGTGGACAGCATTCTGCAAACACCCAGAGAGGACACCCGGAGGACATGACTGTTTGTCTTCACCAACATCCGGGCCGATGTCTCCGCTGCGGGCGGTTGTTACCTCTGCTCCGACTCCACAGGCAGGACGCTCGGTCCTCTGGAGGCGCTGAGGTGGACAGACTCGGGGGAAAAGACACTTTAATCGCAGAAACCTTGCTAAGGTGTAAAACTTGGAGCTAGCAGAGGAGCTAACTTTCCTTCCTGCCGGGAGACATCACAGCGACTCTGATTTAGTGACGGGACGGCTCCCCGCTCCCTCCCACAAGCTTTAttcctctctctcgcttttCTCTCTTGAAGGCGCACGTGATTGGTCAATATGCGCGGCGCCGTCCCTGTGTGCGCGCTGCTTGGTGCGCTGagcagagggggaggggcagcctgacacacacagcagcacgcGGTGTGAGTctcacaactcaaccacttcctgaacttcacgAGGCTCCTTcgcttcctgtctttcatgccAGGACGAGCTGGttactgcaggtgtgtctgaccatcaCTGTTGTGGTGACAGAGGGCaggacacctggattaatcagctcgtcccatcatgaaacacaggaaacaaggagcctcctgcagttcaggaagtggtgaagtttttttttttttttttttttttttttctctctccccatTTTATTAAACCAAGGCAACATCAACAGTCGTACAAAGAGGTACGAAAAGTAACACAAACAGTCATACAGAAtagaaagaaaagagcaaataaaataaaactaataaaataaaaggggtctgtccacatgaatgtcCGACGGGTTAGGGGTTGTCCATGAGTTTGATATCTTTAATCATGTTAAAAAGTTTCACAGCAGTCCGTTTTTTCACATGTTTCAATGATGAGAAGAATAGAGACATTTCTTtatgaaacacaataaaaacaggtttaGATTTTAGAAATCTGCATTTGTGTATGAAAAATGTTCCTAGTATTACAATGACATTCACTAACATGTCTAGCAAGAAGTTATCAATTACAAATCCatacaaaatattttcacattcaaaagCAGGAAGTGGTACATACTTAGATAACCAGTGATGTAGGGCATCCCAAAAGGCTTCAGAATACATACATTCATAGAACAGATGATCTGTAGTTTCAGTGTGTTCATTACAAAAGGAGATGTTGTTATTCTCAAAACCAAATCGTTTGCTTAAGAAATCAGCTGAGGGATAGATTCTATTGAaaattttgaaatgattttctttcat
The nucleotide sequence above comes from Salarias fasciatus chromosome 6, fSalaFa1.1, whole genome shotgun sequence. Encoded proteins:
- the LOC115390429 gene encoding centrosomal protein of 44 kDa-like isoform X3 is translated as MLSTGDVQGGLRRLEALLRGIKYPGQVDYSGLSKGDPAAVLPIVSFTLTSFSPLFAEQLMAAGLELTGKTDLRFTDGLYKMLRDVFHYKPVLTKQQFLQWGFSQRKLSMVCDVISLVVQRHKQLRKVLSRPLVVSHRETPASLPLSSHSSRVFSPDPPENQTAELPVELPVELPVELPVELPVELSPPPDNSLHVAVSQWVEVEERLSAVESQLGSVLSELRRLSVLESRLQNVERTASAKKAEEEVISVSRASWENLMGRLALLETQLELSSNTQAAVSLPPRSSPSITSTTTSTSCSEDIKDSLERITSINTTRKRDDYLEWPEYFMAVAFLSAQRSKDPSSQVGACIVNPENKIVGIGYNGMPNGCDDDLLPWSRTADDRLDTKYPYVCHAELNAIMNKNSADVKGCTMYVALFPCNECAKLIIQAGLKEVVYLSDKYRDSPEMTASRRLLKMAGIHFRQFQPKRTEIVIDFNSINHPGMLSCASK
- the LOC115390429 gene encoding centrosomal protein of 44 kDa-like isoform X2, which gives rise to MLSTGDVQGGLRRLEALLRGIKYPGQVDYSGLSKGDPAAVLPIVSFTLTSFSPLFAEQLMAAGLELTGKTDLRFTDGLYKMLRDVFHYKPVLTKQQFLQWGFSQRKLSMVCDVISLVVQRHKQLRKDRVRGPGPRGGSGEAAAAARPDAVLSRPLVVSHRETPASLPLSSHSSRVFSPDPPENQTAELPVELPVELPVELPVELPVELSPPPDNSLHWVEVEERLSAVESQLGSVLSELRRLSVLESRLQNVERTASAKKAEEEVISVSRASWENLMGRLALLETQLELSSNTQAAVSLPPRSSPSITSTTTSTSCSEDIKDSLERITSINTTRKRDDYLEWPEYFMAVAFLSAQRSKDPSSQVGACIVNPENKIVGIGYNGMPNGCDDDLLPWSRTADDRLDTKYPYVCHAELNAIMNKNSADVKGCTMYVALFPCNECAKLIIQAGLKEVVYLSDKYRDSPEMTASRRLLKMAGIHFRQFQPKRTEIVIDFNSINHPGMLSCASK
- the LOC115390429 gene encoding centrosomal protein of 44 kDa-like isoform X1, translated to MLSTGDVQGGLRRLEALLRGIKYPGQVDYSGLSKGDPAAVLPIVSFTLTSFSPLFAEQLMAAGLELTGKTDLRFTDGLYKMLRDVFHYKPVLTKQQFLQWGFSQRKLSMVCDVISLVVQRHKQLRKDRVRGPGPRGGSGEAAAAARPDAVLSRPLVVSHRETPASLPLSSHSSRVFSPDPPENQTAELPVELPVELPVELPVELPVELSPPPDNSLHVAVSQWVEVEERLSAVESQLGSVLSELRRLSVLESRLQNVERTASAKKAEEEVISVSRASWENLMGRLALLETQLELSSNTQAAVSLPPRSSPSITSTTTSTSCSEDIKDSLERITSINTTRKRDDYLEWPEYFMAVAFLSAQRSKDPSSQVGACIVNPENKIVGIGYNGMPNGCDDDLLPWSRTADDRLDTKYPYVCHAELNAIMNKNSADVKGCTMYVALFPCNECAKLIIQAGLKEVVYLSDKYRDSPEMTASRRLLKMAGIHFRQFQPKRTEIVIDFNSINHPGMLSCASK